In Gloeomargarita sp. SRBZ-1_bins_9, a genomic segment contains:
- a CDS encoding class II aldolase/adducin family protein, translating to MGSAPQPEGVIKYRVRHQAGPPIPWDLVTELEQWRQRLRAQGWLGQYPDGLSYGNVSQRHPQGGLVITATQVAHRPQLTAQDYVHVTAYDPATHTLTVVGPLAASSEAPTHWAIYDLHPDIQVVFHIHSPDLWRRLLQEPGVPCTAPDIPYGTQAMAQAIRRLYPPDIDPFAHPCFVMAGHADGVFSFGRTARQAGQALMQWLTAC from the coding sequence ATGGGAAGTGCTCCACAGCCTGAAGGGGTCATCAAATATCGGGTGCGCCACCAGGCAGGACCGCCCATCCCCTGGGACCTGGTGACCGAGTTAGAGCAGTGGCGACAAAGGCTGCGGGCGCAGGGGTGGTTAGGTCAGTATCCCGACGGCCTGAGCTACGGCAATGTCAGTCAGCGCCATCCCCAGGGGGGCTTGGTGATTACGGCGACCCAGGTAGCCCATCGCCCCCAGCTCACGGCGCAAGATTACGTCCATGTCACGGCCTATGACCCGGCCACCCACACCCTCACCGTCGTTGGTCCCCTAGCCGCCAGCAGCGAAGCGCCGACCCACTGGGCGATATACGACCTGCATCCTGACATCCAGGTGGTGTTTCACATTCATTCGCCCGACCTATGGCGACGGTTGTTACAGGAGCCGGGAGTTCCCTGTACTGCCCCTGATATTCCCTACGGCACCCAGGCGATGGCCCAGGCAATCCGCCGCCTCTATCCCCCGGACATTGACCCCTTTGCCCATCCCTGCTTCGTCATGGCCGGCCACGCAGATGGGGTGTTTAGTTTTGGTCGCACAGCCCGCCAAGCCGGTCAGGCCCTGATGCAATGGTTGACCGCGTGTTAG
- the ribH gene encoding 6,7-dimethyl-8-ribityllumazine synthase produces MAVFEGTFTEVDRLRLAIVIGRFNDLIAGKLLEGCRDALQRHGVNLETQVDYFWVPGSFEIPVVAHQLAQSQRYDAVICLGAVIRGDTPHFEYVAAEVAKGIAAASFQTGVPVIFGVLTTDNLQQAIERAGVKSNKGWEYAMNALEMASLMRQVRQLRPAYTPSLPRVADLPDAR; encoded by the coding sequence ATGGCCGTCTTTGAAGGGACCTTTACCGAAGTTGACCGTCTCCGGCTGGCCATTGTCATTGGGCGGTTCAACGACCTAATTGCCGGCAAGCTGCTGGAGGGTTGTCGGGATGCCCTGCAACGGCACGGGGTGAACCTGGAGACGCAGGTGGATTATTTCTGGGTGCCGGGCAGCTTTGAAATTCCGGTGGTGGCCCACCAGTTGGCCCAAAGCCAGCGCTACGATGCGGTCATCTGCTTGGGGGCGGTCATTCGTGGCGATACCCCCCACTTTGAGTACGTCGCCGCCGAAGTCGCTAAGGGCATCGCCGCCGCCAGTTTCCAGACCGGGGTACCGGTCATTTTTGGGGTGCTGACCACCGATAACCTACAACAGGCCATCGAACGCGCCGGCGTCAAGAGCAACAAAGGCTGGGAATACGCCATGAACGCCCTGGAGATGGCCAGTTTGATGCGCCAGGTGCGGCAGTTGCGCCCGGCCTATACCCCATCGCTGCCCCGGGTAGCAGACCTCCCCGATGCCCGTTGA
- the nuoK gene encoding NADH-quinone oxidoreductase subunit NuoK, which translates to MVLQLQYFLLLAAALFCIGIYGLVTSRNAVRVLMSVELMLNAVNLNFIAFANYLDPADIKGQVFSIFVITVAAAEAAVGLAIVLAIYRNRETVDMERFNLLKW; encoded by the coding sequence ATGGTTTTACAACTGCAATACTTTTTGCTGCTGGCGGCTGCCTTGTTTTGCATTGGCATTTACGGCCTAGTGACCAGCCGGAATGCGGTGCGGGTTTTAATGTCGGTGGAATTGATGTTGAATGCGGTGAACTTGAATTTTATTGCCTTTGCCAATTACCTCGACCCGGCGGATATTAAAGGTCAGGTTTTTTCGATTTTTGTGATTACAGTTGCCGCCGCGGAAGCCGCTGTGGGTTTGGCGATTGTGTTAGCCATTTACCGCAACCGGGAGACGGTGGATATGGAACGATTTAACCTACTCAAGTGGTAA
- a CDS encoding iron ABC transporter permease has protein sequence MKCKARPLGGLLGLTLLLAGVAVFALGLGSVPMTAAQVVRALWGRGEELHQTIIWELRLPRVLLGMGVGAALGTAGALMQGMLRNPLADPYLLGIAAGAGLAAVLPLVRGVALAWIPLVAWLGSVLAALVVYGLAWQRGQLAITRLILAGVAVSAFLGSLTTLLLLGADDRVQIALNWLVGSLNGRGWEEVQVMAGPVLGGLLAALPWGRTLDGLGLGEERAQSLGISLVRARVGIGLTATWLTAAVVSVSGLIGFVGLMVPHLVRLLGINSYRWLVPWAAVMGALVLTTADTLGRLGAVELPVGAITALMGAPFFIGLLYQREGGA, from the coding sequence ATGAAATGTAAGGCGCGACCGCTGGGGGGACTGCTAGGGTTAACGCTGCTGCTGGCGGGGGTGGCCGTTTTTGCCCTAGGGCTGGGGTCGGTGCCCATGACGGCGGCTCAGGTGGTCCGGGCGTTGTGGGGCCGGGGGGAAGAACTCCATCAAACGATTATCTGGGAGTTGCGTTTGCCCCGGGTGCTGTTGGGGATGGGGGTGGGGGCGGCCCTGGGGACGGCGGGGGCGCTGATGCAGGGGATGTTGCGCAACCCCTTGGCGGACCCCTATTTGCTGGGTATAGCGGCGGGGGCGGGCCTGGCGGCGGTGCTTCCTTTGGTGCGGGGGGTGGCGTTGGCGTGGATTCCCCTGGTGGCCTGGCTGGGCAGTGTCCTGGCGGCGCTAGTGGTCTATGGATTGGCCTGGCAGCGGGGGCAATTGGCCATCACGCGCTTGATTTTGGCGGGGGTGGCGGTGAGCGCCTTTTTGGGGTCTCTGACGACGCTGTTGCTGCTGGGGGCTGATGACCGGGTGCAAATCGCCCTGAATTGGCTGGTGGGGAGTTTGAACGGGCGTGGTTGGGAGGAGGTGCAGGTGATGGCGGGGCCGGTGCTGGGGGGATTGCTGGCGGCGCTGCCCTGGGGTCGGACGCTGGATGGGTTGGGTTTGGGGGAAGAGCGGGCGCAGAGTTTGGGGATTTCCCTGGTCAGGGCGCGGGTGGGGATTGGACTGACGGCGACCTGGTTGACGGCAGCGGTGGTAAGCGTGAGTGGGTTGATTGGGTTTGTGGGCCTGATGGTGCCCCACCTGGTGCGTCTGCTGGGGATAAACAGTTATCGCTGGCTGGTTCCCTGGGCGGCGGTGATGGGGGCGCTGGTGCTGACAACGGCGGATACGTTGGGGCGCTTGGGGGCTGTAGAACTTCCCGTCGGAGCCATTACAGCCCTGATGGGGGCGCCCTTTTTTATCGGCCTGCTGTACCAGCGAGAAGGGGGAGCCTAA
- a CDS encoding TonB-dependent hemoglobin/transferrin/lactoferrin family receptor, translating into MNGQRYVWMGGLLVWGGMGGVALAARPCPLWHEGTAAFSRHCLVAQAEDIEITVTGTRTPREAQQSPSSVTVIDRQEIERDNVQTPQDLLRYQPNVSAPFSSRYGTLNFNIRGLEGNRVLLQVDGIRLPGEFELGPIRIGRDFVDLSTLKQVEILKGPGSALYGSDALGGVVTFTTVDPEDLLAITGRDTYFQISPNYTSANSASNQRGGVAFRSGPVSGVALYTRRDFREPNRLGDARFHDRQSGESNNYFGKLVLRVGDGHTVKFTTDFLDRSLTTRFSPANILEETRSRLVRRLTSQVRTQRQRVSLEYDFQNPETGWLQGAKVLLYYQNTEVPEATFEDRGRFIRRSTGNFLERIAGASVQFSSPLRTGAVEHLLTYGVDFSLQRNERPRDKIQVDRLTGAVTRQRIPENFPLKDFPDSDTLRLGIFVQDEMQIGESWSLIPGLRFDFYRLTASPDRDFLRNLPAGIRTANFEAISFSPRLGLVWQFAPGFNLFAQYARGFRAPTYDEVNSGFANTVTFPAYYVEPNPDLKAETSDGFELGFRGRSDRGRFTLAAFYNTYRNFIEKFAFAGFTTLPGIRGPVLRFRSRNAARARIYGVEFSGEYRFLEDPFALSVFGSLGYAVGDDLTNDRPLATVDPLKAVAGLRFRGQEDRWGVELVSTLVGRPRVPEPAVFLVPRGYTRLDLLGYWRITPLVSLNVGIFNLTNTKYFEYADLRNFPRADAFRVDRLAQPGTNISVGVNWQF; encoded by the coding sequence ATGAACGGTCAACGTTATGTCTGGATGGGTGGTTTACTGGTGTGGGGAGGGATGGGGGGTGTGGCACTAGCGGCCCGGCCCTGTCCTTTGTGGCATGAGGGAACGGCAGCCTTTTCCCGCCATTGTCTGGTGGCCCAGGCGGAGGACATCGAAATCACGGTGACGGGAACGCGCACGCCCCGGGAGGCGCAGCAATCCCCTAGCTCGGTGACGGTTATTGACCGGCAGGAGATTGAGCGTGATAATGTCCAGACGCCCCAGGATTTATTGCGTTACCAGCCGAATGTATCAGCGCCCTTTTCGTCCCGCTATGGCACGCTGAACTTCAATATCCGGGGTCTAGAGGGTAACCGGGTGCTGTTGCAGGTGGATGGGATTCGCTTGCCAGGGGAGTTTGAACTGGGACCCATTCGCATCGGGCGTGATTTTGTGGACCTGAGTACCCTCAAGCAGGTGGAAATTCTCAAGGGGCCGGGTTCGGCGCTGTATGGTTCGGATGCCTTGGGGGGTGTGGTGACCTTTACCACCGTTGACCCGGAGGATTTGCTGGCGATTACCGGGCGGGATACGTATTTTCAGATTTCTCCCAATTATACGAGCGCCAATTCCGCCAGTAACCAGCGGGGGGGGGTGGCGTTTCGCTCTGGACCGGTGTCGGGGGTGGCCCTCTATACCCGGCGGGATTTTCGCGAACCGAATCGTCTAGGGGATGCTCGCTTCCATGACCGGCAATCTGGGGAAAGCAATAACTACTTCGGTAAGCTGGTGCTGCGCGTAGGCGATGGCCACACTGTGAAATTCACCACTGATTTCCTGGACCGGTCACTGACCACGCGATTCTCACCAGCCAACATCCTCGAGGAAACCCGGTCACGGCTGGTGCGGCGATTGACGTCCCAGGTGCGCACCCAACGCCAGCGGGTGAGTTTGGAATATGATTTCCAAAACCCGGAGACCGGCTGGCTGCAGGGGGCTAAGGTGTTGCTTTACTACCAAAACACTGAGGTTCCCGAAGCGACATTTGAAGACCGGGGGCGCTTCATCCGGCGTTCGACGGGGAATTTCCTGGAACGCATCGCGGGCGCCAGTGTGCAGTTTTCTAGCCCATTGCGCACGGGGGCGGTAGAGCACCTGTTGACCTACGGGGTGGATTTTTCCCTGCAGCGCAATGAACGTCCCCGCGACAAAATCCAGGTGGACCGGCTAACGGGGGCGGTGACGCGGCAGCGGATCCCGGAAAATTTCCCGCTGAAGGATTTCCCGGACTCGGACACGTTGCGGCTGGGGATTTTTGTCCAGGATGAGATGCAAATAGGGGAAAGCTGGAGTCTGATTCCGGGATTGCGGTTTGACTTTTATCGCTTGACGGCCAGCCCGGACCGGGATTTTCTGCGGAATCTTCCGGCGGGGATCCGTACAGCCAATTTTGAGGCCATCAGTTTTTCCCCCCGTTTGGGCTTGGTGTGGCAGTTTGCACCGGGGTTTAACTTGTTTGCCCAATACGCGCGGGGGTTCCGGGCGCCCACCTACGACGAGGTCAACAGTGGCTTTGCCAATACGGTAACTTTTCCGGCCTACTACGTGGAGCCGAACCCGGACCTGAAGGCGGAAACCAGCGATGGGTTTGAATTGGGGTTCCGCGGCCGGTCGGACCGGGGACGGTTTACCTTGGCGGCCTTTTACAACACCTACCGCAATTTCATCGAAAAATTTGCCTTCGCGGGTTTTACCACCCTGCCGGGGATTCGGGGGCCGGTGTTGCGGTTTCGTTCCCGGAATGCGGCCCGGGCGCGGATTTATGGGGTGGAATTTAGCGGCGAGTATCGGTTCCTGGAAGACCCCTTTGCCCTGAGTGTGTTTGGGTCCCTGGGCTATGCGGTGGGGGATGACCTGACCAATGACCGACCCCTGGCAACGGTGGATCCCTTGAAGGCGGTGGCGGGTTTGCGGTTCCGGGGCCAAGAGGACCGCTGGGGGGTAGAACTGGTGAGCACGTTGGTGGGACGTCCCCGGGTGCCGGAGCCGGCTGTCTTTCTGGTGCCCCGGGGCTATACCCGTTTGGACCTGTTGGGCTACTGGCGCATTACGCCCCTGGTGTCGCTCAATGTGGGGATTTTCAATCTCACCAACACCAAATACTTTGAGTACGCTGACTTGCGCAATTTCCCCCGGGCGGATGCGTTTCGGGTGGACCGCCTGGCGCAACCGGGCACGAATATTTCGGTGGGGGTTAATTGGCAGTTTTAG
- the psbZ gene encoding photosystem II reaction center protein PsbZ has protein sequence MTILFQGLVLLLVLLTFVMVVAVPVVLATPGEWQRYQRLVYLGAGVWVLLIFAIGLMDVFIV, from the coding sequence ATGACGATTTTGTTTCAGGGACTGGTGTTGTTGCTGGTGCTGTTGACCTTTGTGATGGTGGTGGCGGTGCCGGTGGTCCTAGCGACCCCCGGGGAATGGCAGCGCTACCAACGACTGGTCTATCTGGGCGCCGGCGTCTGGGTTTTGCTGATCTTTGCCATTGGTCTGATGGATGTCTTTATCGTCTGA
- a CDS encoding ABC transporter substrate-binding protein, producing MGRWVRRGVLALGLVLAGATAVVGQPYRRIVALTSLTADMVHRLDRQRLVGVPGSSLLAQQPELARLPRVSEGRLQPSLERIVALQPDAVVGASAFHETTAQRLQSLGIATHLVDVRRWEDLETVTRQLAALTGTSPDPLLRLFRALPAPKPARHRRVLVLVSDRPILTPNRDSWAGSLLERFHLRNLAADLQGRSPFQGYITLSPEQVLRLDPEVLILVGGPGENPWPRWQSQSFWRRLQAVRQGQVYVMDYYGLVNPGSVAAIQQAARQLQAIAQGRR from the coding sequence ATGGGAAGATGGGTGCGCCGGGGTGTACTGGCGTTAGGGCTGGTATTGGCTGGTGCGACGGCTGTGGTCGGACAACCCTATCGGCGGATTGTGGCGCTGACGTCCTTAACCGCCGACATGGTGCACCGGTTGGATCGGCAACGGCTGGTGGGGGTGCCGGGGAGTTCGCTTTTGGCCCAGCAGCCGGAGTTGGCCCGTTTGCCGCGGGTGAGTGAGGGACGGTTGCAGCCGAGTCTGGAGCGGATTGTGGCCCTGCAACCGGATGCAGTGGTGGGCGCCAGTGCGTTTCACGAAACTACCGCGCAACGCTTGCAATCTCTAGGGATTGCCACCCACTTGGTGGATGTTCGGCGCTGGGAGGACCTGGAAACGGTAACCCGCCAGTTGGCCGCCTTAACGGGAACCAGCCCCGATCCCTTGCTCCGGCTGTTTCGCGCCTTACCAGCCCCGAAACCGGCTCGACATCGCCGGGTCCTGGTGCTGGTGAGTGACCGGCCCATTTTGACACCTAATCGCGATAGTTGGGCAGGTTCCCTGCTGGAGCGTTTTCATTTGCGTAATCTAGCGGCGGACTTGCAGGGACGGTCGCCGTTCCAGGGATACATCACCCTATCGCCGGAGCAGGTGCTGCGCCTGGACCCGGAGGTGCTCATCCTGGTGGGAGGGCCGGGGGAAAATCCTTGGCCGCGCTGGCAGTCCCAATCGTTTTGGCGGCGGTTGCAGGCGGTGCGCCAGGGGCAGGTGTACGTGATGGACTACTACGGGCTGGTAAACCCCGGCAGTGTGGCGGCCATCCAGCAGGCGGCTCGGCAGTTGCAGGCGATTGCCCAGGGACGGCGCTAG